The following are encoded in a window of Armatimonadota bacterium genomic DNA:
- a CDS encoding acylphosphatase, translating into MSSVRFKVVGRVQNVGFRAYACNAASSSGVTGEVWNCRDGSVEGIASGDSVEGFLELLKSGPGVVTMVRREDAPDQTFEGFVIVSTR; encoded by the coding sequence ATGAGTTCTGTGCGGTTTAAGGTAGTAGGTCGAGTGCAGAACGTCGGCTTTCGGGCGTACGCGTGCAACGCGGCAAGTTCGTCGGGCGTGACAGGCGAGGTTTGGAACTGCCGAGACGGCTCCGTCGAGGGGATTGCGTCCGGGGACTCGGTGGAAGGCTTTTTGGAGCTTCTTAAGTCAGGCCCGGGGGTTGTGACGATGGTGCGGCGCGAAGACGCACCCGACCAAACGTTCGAAGGGTTCGTCATCGTTTCGACCCGCTAA
- a CDS encoding penicillin acylase family protein, giving the protein MQALLVSLVFLASQSDEIVRDDYGVPLVRASTVERAYFQFGRAVAQDRLWQMEMSRRLTRGRLAEVLGPSRLASDKVVIAKGYTDDELEAQFSALPKSVRNAFSQYAAGVNAVIQQRTSDGTLPPGYGSNGFSPEPWTTLDSAAIAINLLQQFGTGGAGELRNYAMYLYLSGQSSKASVLDVIDDLAWQNDPAAVPTVDPLDDPLAQTHPVFSEPSRAQTEAHIALLPRTNLLELLPAIQFASSEQSNLVAEELSVAHRFGSYAVVVGRDRSATGYPLLMSAPQMGHFSPSVIHEIAIDSPDLRVAGIDVPGVPVVIVGYTPDIAWGITSGAADLEDIFFAPLVGDNEYQYGAETRPIIRYEHVIKVKGEKSVTITVERTHHGPVILRSRVGNAVYSVQSSHRHRELAAIAALHKMYSAKTSVDVARLVPQIPTTFNLFYATVRGEIGYHYTGLVPFRAAGYDPRFPMPSTPETAWQGFVSTRSMPHVVNPNSGVIANWNNKPAAWWPNFDTPVWGGIFRNTVLLGAIDKPRLGRRDLEMAAWTIARRDASSTASFLADFKAVLDAQVASGETSELTRYLGSYDGWHVAGTAGALLYDESVRQLRKILFQQHVGTFLQASLFELILQPTVIRRALRSETKYDYLAGRSPTDVVTEAMSNALSVLKVRHGDDPATWSYEPGSIRVPNGPPIPYINRGTYIQITEMSPNPVARSVASPGVAESGDHSDDQTHLARAWTYKPMWGWARRT; this is encoded by the coding sequence ATGCAGGCGTTGCTCGTCAGTCTTGTTTTCCTCGCGTCTCAGAGCGATGAGATCGTTCGCGACGACTACGGGGTTCCGCTGGTGCGTGCCAGCACGGTTGAGCGCGCGTACTTTCAGTTCGGCAGAGCGGTCGCCCAAGATCGGCTGTGGCAGATGGAGATGTCCCGCCGCCTAACGCGCGGAAGGCTCGCGGAGGTCCTCGGCCCATCGAGGCTCGCGTCCGACAAGGTGGTCATTGCCAAGGGGTACACGGACGACGAGCTAGAGGCACAGTTCTCCGCCCTGCCAAAGTCCGTCCGTAACGCCTTTTCGCAGTATGCGGCGGGTGTGAATGCGGTGATACAGCAGCGCACGTCAGACGGAACGCTCCCACCCGGATACGGCAGCAACGGTTTCTCTCCAGAGCCATGGACCACCTTGGACTCGGCAGCGATCGCAATCAATCTGTTACAGCAGTTCGGAACCGGCGGAGCAGGCGAGTTGCGCAACTACGCGATGTACCTGTACCTCAGTGGTCAGTCGAGCAAGGCGAGCGTGCTGGACGTCATCGACGACCTGGCTTGGCAAAACGATCCGGCTGCCGTGCCGACGGTTGATCCGCTGGACGACCCGTTAGCACAAACTCACCCTGTATTCAGCGAACCGAGCCGCGCGCAGACCGAAGCGCACATCGCGTTGCTCCCGCGCACGAATCTGTTGGAACTTCTTCCGGCGATCCAGTTTGCATCTAGCGAACAGTCCAATTTGGTCGCCGAGGAGCTGTCCGTCGCGCACCGATTCGGCAGCTATGCCGTGGTTGTTGGGCGCGACCGCTCGGCGACCGGTTACCCGTTGCTGATGTCCGCCCCGCAGATGGGGCACTTCTCACCGAGCGTCATCCATGAGATCGCGATCGACTCGCCAGATCTCCGAGTAGCCGGAATCGACGTGCCAGGCGTTCCTGTCGTCATCGTCGGCTACACGCCAGATATCGCGTGGGGAATCACGAGCGGCGCAGCGGATCTTGAGGACATCTTTTTTGCGCCGTTGGTCGGTGACAACGAGTATCAATACGGTGCCGAAACCCGACCTATCATTCGTTACGAGCACGTGATCAAGGTCAAGGGCGAGAAATCTGTCACGATCACCGTGGAGCGCACTCATCACGGCCCGGTCATCCTGAGGAGCAGGGTCGGGAACGCCGTTTACAGCGTGCAGTCGTCCCATCGGCACCGCGAGCTAGCCGCAATCGCGGCCTTGCACAAAATGTACTCGGCCAAGACCTCCGTTGACGTTGCCAGGCTAGTACCGCAAATCCCGACGACGTTCAATCTTTTCTACGCGACGGTGCGAGGCGAGATCGGCTATCACTATACGGGCCTGGTGCCGTTCCGGGCAGCGGGGTATGACCCCCGGTTCCCGATGCCGAGCACTCCAGAGACCGCGTGGCAGGGCTTCGTCTCAACTCGATCCATGCCCCATGTGGTGAACCCGAATTCGGGCGTCATCGCAAACTGGAACAACAAGCCCGCCGCTTGGTGGCCAAACTTCGACACGCCCGTTTGGGGCGGTATCTTCCGAAACACTGTCTTGCTCGGCGCGATTGACAAGCCGCGTCTCGGACGTCGCGACCTTGAGATGGCGGCTTGGACGATCGCTCGCCGTGATGCGTCGTCCACCGCCTCGTTCCTTGCCGACTTCAAGGCAGTGCTCGATGCGCAGGTCGCCAGTGGCGAGACGAGCGAACTGACGCGGTACCTGGGCAGTTACGACGGCTGGCACGTTGCTGGCACCGCTGGCGCTCTGCTGTACGATGAAAGCGTCAGGCAACTGCGCAAGATTCTGTTTCAGCAGCACGTTGGCACGTTCTTGCAGGCCAGCCTGTTCGAGCTAATCTTGCAGCCAACGGTCATTCGCCGTGCTTTGCGTTCTGAGACGAAGTACGACTACCTCGCCGGTCGCAGTCCGACGGACGTAGTCACAGAGGCGATGTCGAACGCGCTCTCCGTCTTGAAGGTGCGGCACGGCGACGACCCGGCAACATGGTCGTACGAGCCTGGATCGATCCGCGTTCCCAACGGGCCGCCGATACCGTACATCAATCGCGGAACGTACATTCAGATCACCGAGATGTCGCCGAATCCTGTGGCGCGGAGCGTGGCGTCGCCTGGCGTGGCAGAGAGCGGAGATCACAGCGACGACCAGACCCACTTGGCGCGCGCGTGGACGTACAAGCCGATGTGGGGTTGGGCCAGGAGAACCTGA
- a CDS encoding aminopeptidase P N-terminal domain-containing protein, with protein sequence MTQVAVCALTLLVTSSTVPQSPAYPVFENDKIPSSEHAARRQALRDHMGRKSIGVFFTNAVHHRNGDVNFQFRAESNFLYLTGFEEPDAALVLIPGGAVVDGKRVTEILFVNEATQNSITWLGYRMGSSNVETLLDFDMGASNAAFADVLSAVAQAAGATRLYGNSPPQAATGTMSRMASAFAKWRSASGAALSNERSWSRYLARAREIKSPLEQKMVRRAVVISVEAHIAAMQTTKPGMREYEIAGLVKYVFARNGCEYPGYPPIVGSGPNSTILHYNTNRRMMQDGDIICMDTAGEFHGYTADITRSFPVNGKFSPEQKAIYEIVLRATDAGIAACKPGATRRRGGDVDLAIRQILIKGLQRLGIIQNANQLGRYYMHGWGHNIGLDVHDVQPRGTLEPGMTLTVEPGIYIKAGSPCDEKWWNIGIRIEDNVLITADGRVNMSASAPRTVAEIEATMRR encoded by the coding sequence ATGACCCAAGTCGCCGTTTGCGCTCTCACGCTGCTCGTCACGAGCAGCACCGTCCCGCAAAGTCCGGCCTATCCTGTCTTTGAAAACGACAAGATCCCTTCGTCTGAGCACGCCGCTCGGCGGCAGGCGCTCAGGGATCACATGGGCAGGAAGAGCATCGGTGTGTTTTTCACGAATGCAGTGCACCACAGAAACGGAGATGTCAACTTTCAGTTTCGCGCAGAGTCCAACTTTCTGTACCTCACAGGGTTCGAGGAGCCCGATGCCGCTCTTGTCCTGATACCGGGCGGCGCCGTAGTCGATGGCAAGCGCGTGACGGAGATCCTGTTCGTCAACGAGGCGACGCAAAACTCGATTACATGGCTCGGGTATCGCATGGGTTCCTCCAACGTCGAAACACTCCTCGATTTCGATATGGGCGCGAGCAACGCGGCGTTCGCGGACGTTCTGAGTGCGGTGGCGCAGGCGGCTGGTGCGACGAGGCTGTATGGGAACAGCCCGCCGCAGGCAGCGACGGGGACCATGTCTAGAATGGCCAGCGCGTTCGCAAAGTGGCGCAGCGCATCGGGAGCCGCGCTGAGCAACGAGCGCTCTTGGAGCAGATACCTGGCTCGCGCGAGGGAAATCAAGAGTCCGCTGGAGCAGAAAATGGTGCGCCGGGCAGTCGTTATATCGGTTGAAGCGCACATCGCAGCGATGCAGACGACGAAGCCGGGAATGAGGGAGTATGAAATCGCCGGATTGGTCAAGTACGTTTTCGCGAGAAACGGCTGCGAATACCCCGGCTACCCGCCAATCGTCGGATCGGGGCCGAACAGCACGATCTTGCACTACAACACCAACCGCCGAATGATGCAGGACGGCGACATCATCTGTATGGACACGGCGGGGGAGTTCCACGGATACACCGCCGACATCACACGCTCGTTTCCGGTCAACGGGAAGTTCTCTCCCGAGCAAAAGGCGATCTACGAGATCGTGCTGCGCGCGACCGATGCCGGAATCGCGGCGTGCAAACCGGGTGCGACGCGCAGGCGGGGCGGGGATGTTGACCTGGCGATTAGACAGATACTCATAAAGGGCCTGCAGAGGCTCGGAATCATACAGAACGCGAACCAGCTCGGTCGCTATTACATGCACGGATGGGGGCACAACATCGGCTTGGACGTACACGACGTCCAGCCGAGGGGGACGCTCGAGCCGGGTATGACCCTGACCGTTGAGCCAGGGATCTACATCAAAGCTGGCAGCCCGTGCGACGAGAAGTGGTGGAACATCGGCATCCGGATCGAAGACAACGTCCTAATCACCGCTGACGGCCGGGTAAACATGTCGGCCAGTGCCCCAAGGACCGTTGCTGAGATCGAGGCCACCATGCGCCGATAA
- a CDS encoding HDOD domain-containing protein, which yields MDLASLGIRIERSENLPVLSQAASQILRLVDHPDVSSHQVEAAIQKDSAITAKILKVANSAFYGANGVPTVGRAVAVIGMNSVQSLVVGITFQQMAANKMECPNFGKLEFWRHSLAVATAARIIGKLTMASKAEELYCAGMMHDIGLLVMDRFLPKIFETNLKLCQKLKQPLYKIENQTLGYDHCTVGGLLAEKWSLTKIIKHAIEFHHNPALDGEYYETTCVIAAADALAHQCGFTNSVPGVAYEIDTEVAEAIGLPTEQFAAIQDVVISEVNRAQEAYR from the coding sequence GTGGACTTAGCTAGTCTTGGGATTCGTATTGAAAGGAGTGAGAACCTGCCGGTTCTTTCGCAAGCGGCAAGCCAGATTCTTCGCCTTGTCGATCATCCCGATGTCAGCTCGCATCAGGTCGAGGCAGCGATTCAGAAGGATTCGGCCATTACGGCCAAGATTCTCAAAGTAGCGAACTCAGCTTTCTACGGCGCAAATGGGGTCCCAACGGTCGGCCGGGCAGTAGCGGTGATCGGGATGAACTCCGTACAGTCGCTGGTTGTCGGCATCACCTTCCAACAGATGGCAGCGAACAAGATGGAGTGTCCGAATTTCGGAAAGCTCGAGTTCTGGCGGCACTCTCTGGCGGTTGCGACGGCAGCAAGGATCATAGGGAAGCTGACCATGGCCTCCAAAGCCGAAGAGCTGTACTGTGCCGGGATGATGCACGACATCGGATTGCTCGTGATGGATCGCTTTCTGCCGAAGATATTTGAGACAAATCTGAAGCTGTGCCAGAAGTTGAAACAGCCGCTGTATAAGATTGAAAACCAAACGCTCGGGTACGATCACTGCACGGTAGGAGGGCTGTTGGCGGAGAAGTGGAGCTTGACGAAGATCATCAAGCACGCAATCGAGTTCCACCACAATCCCGCCCTTGACGGCGAATACTATGAGACCACCTGCGTTATCGCAGCCGCTGACGCCTTAGCTCATCAGTGCGGGTTTACTAACAGCGTTCCCGGCGTCGCCTACGAAATCGACACCGAGGTAGCGGAGGCGATCGGCCTGCCGACGGAACAGTTCGCCGCCATTCAAGACGTTGTTATCTCAGAGGTCAATAGGGCACAGGAAGCGTACAGGTAG
- a CDS encoding SIS domain-containing protein: MHGSKMESEIRQQPSALRENSKRYLDQLRGVFESRRFEMVLLAARGSSDHAALYAKYLFEIHLGIPVSLAAPSVITKYGSRLKYPNCLAIGISQSGEAPDVSEVLEHLRSSGHATLAITNTSASRLTKVADATLLLGAGDEEAVAATKTYTSSLLALYQTARALGADLQEPILPDDQWTELTKAAAADSVGPILRCSPLFALARGYSFSSAHETALKLMECALLPCKAYSTADFEHGPKALAGAQTAAIVYGDTPQSLFDLGCVQVIAPETPDPAISPIWDAFYGQWLALLAARARGIDPDHPQNIHKITKTL; this comes from the coding sequence ATGCACGGCTCGAAGATGGAGAGTGAGATTCGGCAGCAGCCCAGCGCGCTGAGAGAGAACTCAAAACGGTACCTCGACCAGTTGCGCGGCGTCTTTGAGTCCCGACGGTTCGAGATGGTGCTTCTTGCAGCTCGCGGCTCGTCGGACCACGCAGCCCTGTACGCAAAGTACCTTTTTGAAATCCACTTGGGAATCCCGGTGTCGCTCGCCGCTCCGTCCGTCATAACCAAGTACGGCTCCCGCTTGAAATATCCGAACTGCCTAGCAATTGGAATATCGCAGAGCGGCGAGGCGCCCGACGTCTCCGAGGTGCTGGAACATCTGAGGTCTTCCGGCCATGCAACTCTCGCCATCACGAACACTTCCGCCTCACGGCTGACCAAGGTCGCCGACGCGACGTTGCTGCTGGGCGCCGGCGATGAGGAGGCCGTCGCTGCGACCAAGACCTACACTTCTTCCCTGCTGGCTCTTTATCAGACAGCCCGGGCGCTCGGCGCCGATCTTCAAGAGCCAATCTTGCCGGACGATCAATGGACTGAGTTGACGAAAGCCGCGGCAGCGGATTCGGTTGGCCCGATTCTGCGGTGCAGCCCACTGTTTGCGCTGGCACGCGGCTACAGTTTCAGCTCGGCACATGAAACGGCGCTGAAGCTGATGGAGTGCGCGTTGCTGCCGTGCAAGGCGTATTCGACGGCAGACTTTGAGCACGGCCCGAAAGCGCTCGCTGGCGCGCAGACGGCCGCCATTGTGTACGGAGACACCCCCCAGTCGCTCTTTGATCTTGGCTGCGTGCAAGTCATCGCGCCAGAGACGCCCGATCCCGCGATCAGTCCGATATGGGATGCGTTCTACGGGCAATGGCTTGCGCTGCTGGCCGCACGGGCAAGAGGCATCGATCCGGACCACCCACAGAACATTCACAAGATCACGAAGACCCTTTAG
- a CDS encoding carboxymuconolactone decarboxylase family protein, which translates to MRTIDKNETPTGYALHGIEDAPEQSRPTLEAVQSKYGMLPNLFQVFAEVPSAASAYASLGQLFSETSLSPTEQNVVLVAISVTNGCEYCVAANTAIAKGAQVPDGVIDAIREGRPIDDAKLQALRAFVQDVVETRGRPSEETQSAFFEAGYTKKNVIEVIVGVTMKTLSNYVNHFAETPLDEPFQPFAWSK; encoded by the coding sequence ATGCGAACTATAGACAAGAACGAAACACCGACCGGCTACGCTCTCCACGGCATCGAGGATGCTCCTGAGCAGTCCCGCCCGACCCTTGAGGCGGTCCAGTCGAAATACGGTATGTTGCCGAATCTTTTTCAGGTTTTCGCCGAAGTACCTTCTGCAGCGTCCGCATACGCGAGCTTAGGACAACTGTTCAGTGAGACGAGCCTTTCGCCGACAGAGCAGAACGTGGTTCTGGTCGCGATCAGCGTGACAAACGGCTGTGAGTACTGCGTTGCAGCGAACACTGCCATCGCCAAGGGCGCACAGGTGCCGGACGGCGTGATCGACGCGATCCGAGAGGGCCGACCGATCGATGACGCAAAGCTACAAGCGCTCCGAGCGTTCGTGCAGGACGTCGTCGAGACCCGCGGCCGCCCGAGCGAAGAGACGCAGAGCGCTTTCTTCGAGGCAGGGTACACGAAGAAGAACGTCATCGAAGTCATCGTAGGCGTGACGATGAAGACGCTTTCCAACTACGTCAACCACTTCGCTGAGACGCCGCTCGACGAGCCGTTTCAGCCTTTCGCCTGGTCCAAGTAA
- a CDS encoding elongation factor G translates to MKSYTPDKIRNVAIVGHGGVGKTMLVEHMLYTAGSSERIGSVEAGTSLSDFDPLEVKRQISVSASVLPIEWHDHKINVIDVPGYPDFIGDLHAIARVVGSMIIVCEAKRDLDVGFDLAWEVAETHNLPRCIFVNKLERDNADYEGLIESLHERYGHKIVNVQIPIGHQAAFSGVLDLLSMKVYKGRDRGIEIEDVPAGHQEEADARREKMMDAAAEGDDDLMAKYLDGETLTLEEIERGLLLGMKEGRVIPVLLGSAESGIGVAPLLDRIVGELPSPEYKDVEVDGEKIKADPSGSLAAFCFKTTADPFVGKINYVRIFRGTLRADDHVQNTVRGKDERVHNLFHPAGKNPVATKEVVAGDICAIAKLGDTHTGDSLCDPKHPITFPQIDFPAPIYRVAIRPETKSDEDKLGGAIERLLEEDPTLHYVREMELHQEILAGMGDIHIDTAIAKLKERFGVTVVTEEAKVPYRETIRSTAKAQGKFKRQTGGRGQYGDCWLELSPRARGEGFEFSSKVVGGAIPKNFIPAVEKGVNETLSKGFLAGYPVVDLAVTVFDGSYHDVDSSEMAFKLAAAIAFKSAAESASPVILEPILQLEVEVPEPAVGDVVGDLNGRRAQLQGMEPAGPGKTTVKATVPMATMMRYALDLRSITKGRGRFTATMSHYDEMPHNEMNNLVKAYAAAQAPDDDH, encoded by the coding sequence TTGAAGAGCTACACCCCAGACAAGATTCGGAACGTGGCCATCGTCGGCCATGGCGGCGTCGGCAAGACGATGCTCGTAGAGCACATGCTTTATACGGCAGGCTCATCGGAACGCATAGGCTCCGTCGAGGCCGGTACGTCGCTGAGCGATTTCGACCCGCTTGAGGTGAAGCGACAGATCAGCGTCAGCGCGTCCGTGCTGCCGATCGAGTGGCACGACCACAAGATCAACGTAATCGACGTGCCGGGTTATCCGGACTTCATCGGCGACCTGCACGCGATCGCACGGGTCGTCGGCTCGATGATCATCGTTTGTGAGGCGAAGCGCGATCTGGACGTCGGGTTCGACCTGGCCTGGGAGGTCGCAGAGACGCACAACCTTCCGCGCTGCATCTTTGTCAACAAGCTAGAAAGAGACAACGCCGACTACGAGGGGCTCATCGAGTCGCTGCATGAAAGGTACGGGCACAAGATCGTGAACGTGCAAATACCGATCGGCCACCAGGCAGCGTTCAGCGGCGTCTTAGACCTCTTGAGCATGAAGGTGTACAAGGGCAGGGACCGCGGCATCGAGATAGAGGACGTTCCGGCAGGCCACCAGGAGGAAGCCGATGCGCGTCGCGAGAAGATGATGGACGCAGCGGCCGAGGGCGACGATGATCTGATGGCGAAGTACTTGGATGGAGAGACTTTGACGCTAGAGGAGATCGAGCGCGGCCTGCTGCTTGGAATGAAGGAGGGCCGCGTAATTCCGGTTCTATTGGGTTCGGCTGAGAGCGGCATCGGTGTTGCGCCGCTGCTGGACAGGATCGTAGGCGAGCTGCCGTCGCCCGAGTACAAGGATGTTGAAGTGGACGGCGAGAAGATCAAAGCCGACCCATCTGGCTCGCTCGCAGCATTTTGCTTTAAGACCACCGCAGACCCGTTCGTCGGCAAAATCAACTACGTGCGGATTTTCCGCGGCACTTTGAGGGCTGACGATCACGTGCAGAACACCGTGCGCGGCAAAGACGAGCGCGTACACAACCTGTTCCATCCGGCTGGCAAGAACCCAGTAGCGACGAAAGAGGTTGTGGCCGGAGACATTTGCGCTATCGCCAAACTGGGCGATACGCACACCGGAGACTCTCTGTGCGATCCAAAGCATCCGATCACGTTCCCACAAATCGACTTCCCCGCTCCGATCTACCGTGTGGCAATTCGCCCTGAAACCAAGTCGGACGAAGACAAGCTTGGAGGCGCCATCGAGCGACTACTGGAAGAGGATCCGACGCTCCATTACGTACGCGAGATGGAGCTTCACCAGGAAATCCTCGCCGGCATGGGCGATATCCACATCGATACGGCGATTGCTAAGCTCAAAGAGCGGTTCGGAGTTACGGTCGTAACAGAGGAAGCAAAGGTCCCGTACCGTGAGACGATCCGCTCGACCGCCAAAGCTCAAGGAAAATTCAAGCGGCAAACGGGTGGGCGCGGTCAGTACGGCGACTGCTGGCTCGAACTCTCTCCTCGTGCTAGAGGCGAAGGCTTCGAGTTTTCCAGCAAGGTTGTAGGCGGCGCGATCCCCAAGAACTTCATCCCAGCAGTTGAGAAAGGAGTGAATGAAACTCTGTCAAAGGGCTTCCTAGCTGGATATCCCGTCGTTGACCTCGCGGTAACCGTTTTCGACGGCTCGTACCACGACGTCGACTCAAGCGAGATGGCGTTCAAGCTTGCTGCCGCGATCGCGTTCAAGTCGGCTGCGGAAAGCGCTTCGCCGGTCATCCTTGAACCGATTCTACAGCTAGAGGTCGAGGTTCCCGAGCCTGCAGTGGGCGACGTCGTTGGCGATCTGAACGGCCGCCGTGCCCAGCTCCAGGGCATGGAGCCGGCCGGCCCGGGCAAGACTACTGTGAAGGCGACCGTCCCGATGGCGACGATGATGCGCTACGCGCTTGACTTGCGATCGATCACGAAGGGCCGCGGGCGATTTACTGCAACGATGTCGCACTACGACGAAATGCCGCACAACGAGATGAACAACCTTGTGAAGGCTTACGCCGCAGCGCAGGCGCCTGACGACGACCACTAG
- a CDS encoding NAD+ synthase, translating to MPVFGTAHQQPVADAALELDSALVRRWLVAFLSDEIQRKRGIKGAIIGLSGGVDSAVVAFLCTEALGKENVFCFSLPYKTSSHSSGEHAALVVKQLGVMRETIDISPMVDGYVEELEGEIDQHRVGNVCARCRMTVLFDQSAKLGALPVGTGNKTERCFGYFTWHGDDAPPINPLGDLYKTQVIALARELGVPEVIIQKPPTADLVPGQSDETDLGVTYDIADRILIRSLRGQTVRQIETDGFSAADVRLVRDKVAGTHWKRHLPTVAMLSDTSINDYYLRPVDYRGVKKPQ from the coding sequence ATTCCTGTTTTCGGCACAGCTCATCAGCAGCCGGTTGCGGACGCTGCTCTGGAACTTGACAGCGCTCTTGTTCGGCGTTGGCTGGTTGCCTTCCTATCTGACGAGATTCAGAGGAAGCGCGGTATCAAGGGTGCGATCATCGGCCTCAGTGGTGGCGTAGACTCTGCGGTCGTCGCCTTTTTGTGCACCGAAGCACTGGGGAAGGAAAACGTCTTCTGCTTCAGCTTGCCGTACAAGACGTCGTCGCACAGCAGTGGTGAGCACGCTGCCCTGGTTGTGAAACAGCTAGGAGTAATGCGCGAGACGATCGACATCTCGCCGATGGTTGACGGCTACGTTGAAGAGCTTGAGGGAGAAATCGATCAGCACCGTGTAGGAAATGTCTGTGCAAGGTGCAGAATGACGGTGCTGTTCGACCAAAGTGCAAAGCTCGGCGCGCTTCCGGTCGGAACGGGGAACAAGACCGAACGGTGCTTCGGCTACTTCACGTGGCATGGCGACGACGCACCTCCGATCAATCCGCTTGGCGACCTGTACAAGACGCAGGTGATCGCGCTGGCTAGGGAGTTGGGCGTTCCCGAGGTCATCATTCAGAAACCACCGACTGCCGATCTAGTGCCTGGCCAGAGCGACGAGACGGATCTGGGAGTCACCTACGATATCGCAGACCGCATTCTGATCCGATCGCTGCGCGGTCAAACTGTGCGGCAGATCGAAACTGACGGGTTTTCTGCGGCGGACGTCCGGCTCGTGCGGGACAAAGTCGCAGGCACGCACTGGAAGCGTCACCTGCCGACCGTCGCGATGCTCAGCGATACGTCGATCAACGACTACTATCTCCGGCCGGTCGACTACCGTGGCGTCAAGAAGCCTCAATGA
- a CDS encoding PEP-CTERM sorting domain-containing protein (PEP-CTERM proteins occur, often in large numbers, in the proteomes of bacteria that also encode an exosortase, a predicted intramembrane cysteine proteinase. The presence of a PEP-CTERM domain at a protein's C-terminus predicts cleavage within the sorting domain, followed by covalent anchoring to some some component of the (usually Gram-negative) cell surface. Many PEP-CTERM proteins exhibit an unusual sequence composition that includes large numbers of potential glycosylation sites. Expression of one such protein has been shown restore the ability of a bacterium to form floc, a type of biofilm.) produces MIRGAQILTSKPFVTAIAVGSIAALALLPNRAQATPLRLDYTIQDIGGGLFDYEFFLTVDNNDNTYAAGQGWRWLIFGDVPSGAPPLTSFTGDLGDMPVGPWTFYGTTSGGHNGPNLGFVLDFWIPTGIGDSLFWSGTSTAVVPEGDLDWSTIAGTLNGGVVADFEHAHLVPEPASLSVLALGALALLRRRRKRADA; encoded by the coding sequence ATGATTCGAGGAGCACAAATACTTACATCTAAACCGTTCGTGACCGCAATCGCGGTCGGTTCGATTGCAGCGCTCGCGCTGCTGCCCAACCGCGCACAGGCTACACCGTTGAGGCTGGACTACACCATTCAGGACATTGGAGGCGGACTCTTCGACTACGAGTTCTTCCTGACGGTCGACAACAACGACAATACATACGCGGCAGGACAAGGTTGGAGATGGCTCATCTTTGGCGACGTGCCATCAGGGGCGCCGCCCCTAACTAGTTTCACCGGTGATTTGGGGGACATGCCGGTAGGCCCGTGGACCTTTTACGGGACTACCAGCGGAGGCCACAACGGGCCGAATCTCGGGTTCGTGCTCGACTTCTGGATACCGACGGGAATCGGCGACTCCCTTTTCTGGTCGGGAACGTCGACTGCGGTCGTGCCGGAAGGAGATCTGGACTGGAGCACGATCGCCGGTACTCTTAATGGTGGCGTCGTGGCGGATTTCGAGCACGCACACTTGGTCCCAGAGCCAGCATCGCTGTCCGTGCTGGCGCTCGGCGCTTTGGCTCTACTGAGGCGAAGACGAAAGCGCGCTGACGCGTAG